The genomic stretch TTGAAGCTCTTGCATCCCCATTACCGAGTCTAGTTATCGCTGATTTATTTGGGGTACCAATTCAAGATCGATATCAGTTTAAAAAATGGGTAGATATCCTTTTCCAACCATATGACAAAGAAAGACTTGAGGAAATTGAGTTACAAAAACAACAGGCTGCAAAAGAATATTTCCAATTTCTATACCCAATTGTCGTTCAAAAAAGAGCGAATCTTTCTGATGATATTATCTCAGACTTACTCCAAGCTGAGGTTGATGGTGAAAAATTTACAGATGACGAAATTGTCCAGGTTACAATGTTACTTTTAGGTGCAGGAGTTGAAACAACAAGCCATGCGATAGCGAATACTTTTTATTCATTGCTTTATGATGATGAGTTATTATACAAAGAGCTAAGAAGTAATATGGAATTAGTACCAAACGCAGTCGAAGAAATGCTACGATATCGCTTCCATATGTCTAGAAGAGATCGCACAGTCAAACAAGACAATAATTTACTAGGTATAGATTTAAAAAAAGGAGATGTTGTTATAGCTTGGATGAGTGCATGCAATATGGACGAGAGTATGTTTGAAGACCCTTTCTCTATACATATTCATCGTTCAAACAATAAAAAACATTTAACTTTCGGAAATGGTCCTCATTTTTGTTTAGGTGCACCTCTTGCGCGATTGGAAATGAAAATTGCATTAGAAGTCTTCTTAACAAAATTTTCTCGTATTGAACCTGTGGAAGGGTTTGAATTAGAAAACAATTTAACTGCTTCAGCTACCGGGCAGTCTTTAACTTATCTACCAATGCAAGTCTTTAAATAAGAAGTTAAAATCTAAAAGAGAAAAGAGATATAAAAAATGACTAGCAAATTTAACTTTTGCTAGTCATAACATTCTTATTTAAATCTTTCTAAATTCCCCAAGCACATCAACAGTTTGTACTACGTTTGTAAAAGCTTTTGGGTCTACCTTTTTGATAATACGTTCTAAATCGTATAATTCGTAACGAGATAAAACAATCATTAATATATCTTTATCTTGTTTCGTAAACGCCCCAGTAGCGTTCATTTGCGTAATTCCACGAACAAGTTTCGCATGAATTTCTTTTCTTAGTTCTTCACCTTTAGTTGTAATAATCATTGCCGTTAGCTTAACATGACTCGTATGAACACTATCTATTACACGTGTAGTAACATATAAGTTGATTAAAGTATAAAGAGCTTTTTCCATTCCATATAGCTGACCAGCAGTAATAATAATGATTGCATTAAACAAGAAGAAATACGTTCCTACTGGTTTACCTTTTGATTTCGAAAGAACTAAGGCAATTATATCTAGCCCACCAGTAGAGCCACCAAATTTTAATGTAATACCGATTCCAATCGCAGCAATTAAACCACCGAACACGGCATTAAGTAAAATATCACTAGAAAAAAGATGTTTAACAGGTAATATTTCTAAAAATAATGTCATAACACCTACACTAAAGAAACTGAAATAAGTAAATGAACGACCAACTTTTTTCCAAGCTAAAACGATAACTGGAATGTTTAATAACGCCAATAAGATCCCCGTTGTTACTGTAAACGGCGTGTAGTCAGTAATAATATTTGAAAGCAATTGCGCAAGTCCCGCAAACCCACTTGAATAAACATTAGCAGGAATTAAAAAACAATTCATTGCAAATGCATTTAAGAAACCACCGACCATTACTACGACTAACTTAAATAAAAGCTCTTTATTTCTTGCCACCAACTCTGTTTCCTCCTAAAAACAAAATAACTAATCTCTCTATATAAAAAAGTTGAAACCATAAAATAATACCTTACTTACATTTACATTGTCAGACTGTTAAAAACGTACGATCATACATAATTCAAATGATATGGGCAAACCTAACATTATCATTTATAAAAGGAGATTCGATATGCCACATACTAGTGATAATGACAAAAAAGCAAAAGATAATAACGCAATAAGAGAAAAGAAAAATGCTCAAGAAAGAAAAAATGCACAAGCTGGTAAGAAATCTTTTTCTAAAAGTGTCGATCATCTTTAATTTTAATTCCTAATTTAATCAGTTTAAAAAACATCATTTTCAACGTAGAATTTCATCCAATAGTTTAAGTATATTTATTTATTTCTGAAAGACAATAAGAACTTTAAAAACTAGAAAAAGCCTTATTATTGATAAGATTCAAAAAATAAAACTGTTCAACTTTACGAGTCAATTTTGTAAGGTTGAACAGTTTTTTTAACTATTTATTTCAAGAATTTAGACAACTTTCCAACTCTTACTTCTCACCTCTAAAACTTCCTAAATTCTCCAAACACATCAATCGTTTGAACAATATTTGTAAACGCCTTTTCATCAACTGACTTAATAACTTTTGATAAATGATATAGTTCATATCGTGATAATACCATCATTAATATTTGTTTATCTTGATTCGTAAATGCACCTTTTGCATTAATCGCCGTAATCCCACGAACTAGTTTTGAATGAATCACTTTACGTAATTCATCACCTTTCGTTGTAACAATAAAAGCAGTCACCTTTATATGACTAGTATGAATCGCATCAATGAACCTAGATGTTACATATAAATTTATAAGTGTATACAGAGCCTTTTCCATCCCATAAATATAACCGGCCGTTAAAATAATTAACGCATTAAACAAAAAGAAATATGTACCAACCGGTTTTCCTTTCGAACGCGATAACACTAGCGCAACAATATCTAAACCACCAGTTGATGCACCGAATTTTAATGTATATCCAATCCCAATAGCAACGATTAAACCTCCAAAAACTGAGTTTAGTAAAATGTCATTTGAAAATAAAGGTGTTACTGGTATAATCTCTAAAAATAAAGTTGTAATACCAACGCTTAAAATCGTGAAGTACGTAAAGGATGGACCTATTTTTTTCCATGCTAAAATGATTACAGGAATATTTAATATCGCAAGTAACATACCAGTAGAAGCCGATAAAGAAGTAAAGTCATTCAATAAATTTGAAAGTAATTGAGCAAGCCCCGAAAAACCACTTGAATAAACACTTACAGGGATTAAAAAACAATTCATAGCAAACGCATTCATTAATGCCCCAAATATTACAACAAGAACTTTTATAAACAATTCCTTTTTGTCACTCACTTATAAGTTGCCTCCTAATTATTCATAAACTTAGTATGCCTGTAAGTTGTAAAATAATAGCAAAAAACAACTTCAATTAAAGAAGTAGGTTTTCACGCTGTTGAGAACTAATCTTCTCAATCAAATACAAATTCCCGTAAAGGAAGCCCTTTGATGTTGATTTCCAAGCAAATAAGTCTACAATAAAAAACTATTTTAATATCCTTTACTTAGAGAAGAATAACAATTGTTAATCCGTTTAGTCTTCAATGAAGATCGAAAAGCAACTATTAATGTCTTTATCCCACTTCCACTGTTAATTAAGCCACTTTCCCTAGTATTCAAGCTATGTTCAAAAAAGACTCCGTTCATGTTTTCATAACAAAAAACCACTTCTCTTATTGAAGTGGTTTAAATATTATTATTGCTCTTTTTTCTCAAAAAGTTCTTTTGCGTATGTCCAGCCGTCTTCTTGATAGATTTTATTTTCTTTTAATAATCTACCCATTGCTCGTTTAAAAGCAGCTTTGCTAAGTTTAAATCGCG from Arthrobacter citreus encodes the following:
- a CDS encoding YitT family protein — translated: MVGGFLNAFAMNCFLIPANVYSSGFAGLAQLLSNIITDYTPFTVTTGILLALLNIPVIVLAWKKVGRSFTYFSFFSVGVMTLFLEILPVKHLFSSDILLNAVFGGLIAAIGIGITLKFGGSTGGLDIIALVLSKSKGKPVGTYFFLFNAIIIITAGQLYGMEKALYTLINLYVTTRVIDSVHTSHVKLTAMIITTKGEELRKEIHAKLVRGITQMNATGAFTKQDKDILMIVLSRYELYDLERIIKKVDPKAFTNVVQTVDVLGEFRKI
- a CDS encoding cytochrome P450 is translated as MNKEVIPVKEITNFKSRSDEFFPIEWYKEMLQHHPIYYHESTKTWNLFKYEHVKQVLSNYEFFSSEGTRTTIFVGAKNKQEQSSITNITNIDPPHHRKSRSLLAAAFTPRSLKAWEPRIQQIATELVNDIQENSIVNIVEALASPLPSLVIADLFGVPIQDRYQFKKWVDILFQPYDKERLEEIELQKQQAAKEYFQFLYPIVVQKRANLSDDIISDLLQAEVDGEKFTDDEIVQVTMLLLGAGVETTSHAIANTFYSLLYDDELLYKELRSNMELVPNAVEEMLRYRFHMSRRDRTVKQDNNLLGIDLKKGDVVIAWMSACNMDESMFEDPFSIHIHRSNNKKHLTFGNGPHFCLGAPLARLEMKIALEVFLTKFSRIEPVEGFELENNLTASATGQSLTYLPMQVFK
- a CDS encoding YitT family protein, translated to MNAFAMNCFLIPVSVYSSGFSGLAQLLSNLLNDFTSLSASTGMLLAILNIPVIILAWKKIGPSFTYFTILSVGITTLFLEIIPVTPLFSNDILLNSVFGGLIVAIGIGYTLKFGASTGGLDIVALVLSRSKGKPVGTYFFLFNALIILTAGYIYGMEKALYTLINLYVTSRFIDAIHTSHIKVTAFIVTTKGDELRKVIHSKLVRGITAINAKGAFTNQDKQILMMVLSRYELYHLSKVIKSVDEKAFTNIVQTIDVFGEFRKF
- a CDS encoding DUF3941 domain-containing protein → MPHTSDNDKKAKDNNAIREKKNAQERKNAQAGKKSFSKSVDHL